NNNNNNNNNNNNNNNNNNNNNNNNNNNNNNNNNNNNNNNNNNNNNNNNNNNNNNNNNNNNNNNNNNNNNNNNNNNNNNNNNNNNNNNNNNNNNNNNNNNNNNNNNNNNNNNNNNNNNNNNNNNNNNNNNNNNNNNNNNNNNNNNNNNNNNNNNNNNNNNNNNNNNNNNNNNNNNNNNNNNNNNNNNNNNNNNNNNNNNNNNNNNNNNNNNNNNNNNNNNNNNNNNNNNNNNNNNNNNNNNNNNNNNNNNNNNNNNNNNNNNNNNNNNNNNNNNNNNNNNNNNNNNNNNNNNNNNNNNNNNNNNNNNNNNNNNNNNNNNNNNNNNNNNNNNNNNNNNNNNNNNNNNNNNNNNNNNNNNNNNNNNNNNNNNNNNNNNNNNNNNNNNNNNNNNNNNNNNNNNNNNNNNNNcgcacttatgtctattgaatacgacattttgcgtagtttggaattcgacagcataatacaagatttcgttgaatccaaaaatcgcaaaaaagtaatatattagatcataagattctgcaaaataatttatcaccgaaaaatattatatttttatttgtatcttcataattttgtgcaaaatacacttgtttttaaagctaaattatttttgtcaacaaatttttagcttttcGCAGGCCCCTGAATTttgtaggccctaggcacgtgcctagtgtgtcTATAGGTTAATCCAGCCCTGAGGAAGAAGTAAGAGTACCAAAAGAgacgaaaaaaagtaataattatcaaattaccATAGAAAGAGAACCTTACTAGCTGTGACAATTGGAGAGGCAGAAGCCTACAGACCATCCCTGTCCTGGAAAATTATTCTCGAGAGTTTAACCAAACCATATGAAATAGAAAGTTAATGAACACATAAGAGAAGAACAAGCTGGGTTCCATAACGTGAACAGCACCATACAGCAAAGGTTTGCAAAGAGAAATATGATTGTACAAAGTCTTGATCTTCATAAACCTATCTATTTATACTTGAATAAAGCATTTGATTCAGTGAATGGAGTCATATTATGGCAgatcttaaataattacatattaaatatttaaaaagttcataaacataatgaaaaactcatatcataataattaatacagtGTAGAAGTGGATTGTTTTAACCtaaatttttgtagtaaaaaatgcgGTCTAGATTTTAGTTTCACAAAAAGTTTTGCATCAAGAAGCTgcgaattattaattttattttggcatAGGTACCgatacagaaaaattttgtctCAATAACTGTCTAAAAAATGCTATgtacatatacatacataaatgAATAGTTTAGACAAATAATAACACTTGtatgtttcaatattaaattcgTGAGAATGAATATTTACCTGATTTTTTCTCGGTTGAATAGTTGtttacaatattatattaaattcgtGAGAATGAATATTTACCTGATTTTTTCTCGGTTGAATAGTTGTTTATCATGACAGGATTGTAATTTAACTTCAATGGTATTAAAGTATTGCAATTATAATGACACGAAACccttagaaaatgtttttgagatAAAGGGGAAATAATAGCACATGATTGGATTTTGTTGAATGGTTGAACACGTAATTTTAACAAAGGAGATAGTGGGAGTTTTGACAGACGATTTAATACATATCCCGACATAATTAAACTTTTGGGTGAAAAAAACGATTATGTAATTTGGTTTTAACGAAAATAATCAAATACcgagaaatgaaacaaaattaattaagcgaaaagtttgcatttttttacatttaattattatctatagATATGAAATAACTGATGTTTAATCAAGACGGTTTTGGTgtgtttgtttattatttatcaaacgCACTTCTACTTGCGATTACgatgaaattgaaattgttatCACAAATATTTGATGACCAAGTTATATAATAGGTTATTTGCCTATATTCTCTGTGGCTGCACAGGAGattgtgattttgaaaaaaattaaaactactgattttaattataaaaataatattaggttAAAATCTcgcagatttttttcttttaatgtttgtaaaatatcTTCGCGATAAAATGAAACAACGCGTTTTCCCAGTTGCTTCAAATTTATAGGcaatattttacaagttttttcaactgattcaacttaaaaactgttttaaattcttgGGTGAAGCATATGAATTTCACTGTAACCTCGAAGAAAGCAATGTTATTTCCCTGTTAAGTTTGCTAACAGGGTTTTTACTTTGcacattttttatctaaaaattactttaagcatcattaataatatgaaaaagtgattttctctgttaaatttgtttaacaNCTGTAAAGTGGCGCTGTTGTCAACGTCGGCGCGATAGCTCTGAGGCTATCTTACCGATAGTCGGTGTAATAGACACTGCCTTTTACTTTGcacattttttatctaaaaattactttaagcatcatttataatatgaaaaagtgattttctctgttaaatttgtttaacattCCAGTGTCAATTCATCAtccaagaactttttaatataaaaacaggTAATTGGTACAGAGGTCTTGTTTTTATATCTCGTTTATCTTGAAAGCCAATTTCTctagattttcatttatttatttcaataaataaataaacgttagAAAAGTGATCTTTCCCTAAACTTTTTGATTATTAGAAAggtgcataattatttttgtcaggTTTGTTATAAAGGCTTCATTTCATTTgcttatgcaatttttaaaaaaggcgatgattatttttcttactcaaTATTAAGATTTCTAAACATATTGCTCGTTCtcttagcagttaaaaaaaagtttttttttaattgttttgatataCTTTTCTATTGAGAAACATATCCATTTTAGTAATTGCTATGCATGCCACTATGCATGTGTAGTGCAATTCTGTTTTGTTTGTAAAactagacatttttaaaaattcagactaattttctaatatttttaaattgaagttttgTGATTAGCTCACTTAAGCTTGTTAAAGCCAGACatagataaattgaaaaaagtttctttaaccacaaaatctaaaaaaaaatttctgctatcAAGTTATTGACACTTGTAACTAGTCTAAACTTTTTTGTCCCTTCCTaactttcaagaatttttttttagaatgaggttttattaaaatgtttaaatttttatttaaaattttatattgattattatatgtgccagtatatatttaatttaatttagcagTTTTTGAAGATATAAAACTAGTAATTGACTTACCTTGTTTTATCTTATACTTGGCTTTCTTTTAATATCTAgttgctgaaaaattttaatgtaaaaatttttaaaaaaattacttacagcCTTTTCACATTTGTGTATATTATGCATATCTGGTTGTTTGTTAGAGCTTGGTTTAtacatggtgcgtagcattttcaaaaagtgcttattttcgttttcagaatgagattttattaaaatgtttaaatttgtatttaaaattttatattgatcaTTATATATGCcagcatatatttaaattagcatttCTTGAAGATATAAAACTAGTAATTGACTTACCATGTTTTATCTTATACTTGGctttcttttaataactaaGTTGCttaaacatttggaaaaaaaattctattaacaGCCTTTTCACATTTGTGTATGTTATGCATATCTgaaggggtctgtccaggccgaatttactaccgtttagcggtaccttcacaaattcaactttaggaaaaacggtagtttcacaaattcaattttaggaaaaacggtagtttcacaaaatactttttcttaaaatttcatttttgtatcccttaagagacgataaatccatatttttgtgttgactttttaatataatttttaatttttcacaaattacgtctaaattttcacaaaataggtacctgtCAGAAAAACCTAGGCAGACCCCTGATCTGGTTGGTTGTTAGAGCTTGGTTTAGTGTGTAGCaatttttaaaggtgcttattttcgttttttaaaagcccttgaaggtgtttttaaaaagtgcttaatttcccCTTTTCGtaaatgggatttttttttctttaccatgttgattttcaccACATATTGTGCAAACGCATACTTTCCACATTGTTCTTTTCAACATCTTaataattcattcaaccacaatctatttccgTGTCCCGTCGGTCCATAGCATATGAAAACGCCGCTCATTTTACATGCTTGATGAAATACTTGATAGTACACATGTgtgtctactgagctgggtttggtgagattcttgcactctcatgtacaactctgctgcattttgcaggatattcttaatttcaggcttcattttccaccctctgatatggAACCAAAAAATCACTTGAAATTGACTTAATCACGAAAATCCACTTTGAAGTTCATTTGTCCAATCCGAATTTTTTTAGTCAATATTACTTCAAAGAGAGAGTGATTTAACTTTCAAGCAATTGTGAAACttctttacattaaatttatgcataaaaatactacaagttttaaaaaagtatgttaaaagaGTATAGATATAACAATATAACATGTCTCGTATTTATGTGTAGTAATAGTTACATGTGatggataataattttaaaaaaaaatttaacaatacttaaatttataagataGTGTTTTAAAGTCATCTTTACACTATATGcctaacaaataaattattcatttttctattgacaaaactgaaatatttttcatttatgccATTTTAATCTATTTGCTGGGATTACATACTTTATTATCTATAAGTAATGTGcatgtcctttttttttattttactgtactTAATTTGATGATTTTCACTTCGTGAaacgacattttaaaaaatgcattcttttgatattttttttatattacatgtACAGTAGGAAACCGATTATTCgtaacgatcgggaccatcgctattccggataactgatttttccgcttttctgaatcgctacagaaagccgtttttttattgttaaaaaactaaaaaagaatttaaaaaaaattggaaataatcataaaaagaaaaaacaatgaagtagcactaattatttccaaaatgatggcaaggtctttcaaaaatgatctttcaaaaaagaacgaaaaatcttatgaggaaaaaaaaaatttatttttaatggcggaaaaacttattgaattttgttccgcttttttggttttccggttttctgatatccggataacgggttctgcactgtattttttttttaaaattacatgtacATTACTTATACATACATACTTTTCTATATCATACTTATTGACTTTTCAATTAAAGTcgtaggggaaaaaaaaatttctgaaagttttatgaaagatcaaaattatttcaataggCGATCGTAATGCTCGAATATGCCATCTGGGGGGAATTTTGCTTTCCAACACAACTAAATTTATTGCAGTGTTTGCATTTGAATGGggggaaaaagttttaatagcttttttaagattttctgctcataagtataatttttttatcccttatttttttctttgaaccATCTCATATGTATTACTTAACTTAacctgttttaaatttaaattgagaaactttaaaagaaatttatcaattaagtaTCTAGTGAAATTgacttaaaaatgatatttgtatTTAGAGCATGCCTGTTATTGAAGAAATTGACAGTGGTATTGATGCCAATAGTAGTTCTAACAGCAGAGAAGACTCTCCAacgataaaaaagaataatatggCTAACATGATTGAAGATGACTtggtatgtttattttactttttagtttctttctttatctttttaagaGACAAATAGACGAGTACCATTACTTTGCTCTACAGTACTTCTAATGTATCAATTCAATTATGTATTGCTTTTCATTAGAAAATCTTATACTCTCTAAATAGATATAAGTCTACATGAATTAATACGAACATTAtatgctcaaaaattttttttacattgttatgTTTGTTGTGTCagaatttagttactttttaaatgcttatgcATTCCAAGTAGTTATGTAGTTGTGGCTTATCCTCCAACACCTGACAAAGTCAGACAAGGTTCATCAGACCATTGACCCTTAGAAAATCGAGAACCAGAAAAGGGGATACGTATATGTCCTCTCTGAAAAGTCCCAAACAGACCAGGATGTGTTCGGGAGAAGCCTGCTCAGTTTGACATTTGGAGCAGACCTCGAAGATTCTCCAGCCTTCGAAAAACGAGACTTTTTGTGTGACCGCTTACTAATCTGGAAATTTCGGTTTTAGAAGCTCTGTCACAATTGAGGGCGAATAAAGAACCTGGCTCTTTGCCTGCATATCAGTGATGGCAGTAGTTAttgatgttataaattttttaaaagaggaagaaaaaaaattctgatttaaaccgaattgtttttttatttaaatcctgtttttttttgtttttgtttttttttataaagaaaatattattctcaaagcaactgcttaaaaatattgacaaacttaaaaagaaaattataaatatgagatagcctttaaaaatttcagatcagATAACGTGTTCTTTTTTGTGAAATGTTTTTTGCATCTACACATTATTCTGCTTTCTACAAATGCAGATCacagttgaaaataaaaggaagagAAATCTATTTTGTCCTTTCCTGAATTGTTGTTAGAACAAACTTTTACCTTACATTTTGTAGCCTTTCTAAATGGAtctgcatacctgccaagtctcctgttttttaacgaaGACTCCTGTATTTCACGACTATCTCCTATTTACCCGCATATTCGCAGATGTCTCCCTATTTGTTGAaagaatgtaagaaaaataaaattttggcgATAAAATATCCgctgatggcaaaaatacttctcttatccCTTAACAGATAGAgctattgccagtactgcagtatgttgagtgtttaTAGTTTAAGTAGAGTCGTGGTGTCTCAGGTGATaatgttcgccttccaatgaggtgaaccgggctcgaatcccagcgatagttggtcgatgcgaattccgcatccggcttgcagcgaccacagtgctgacgtaaaatatcctcggtggtTGCCGGTTCGGCAAACATATGTTAGTGCCATGAAAatgtcctccacaaaggcaaatttctcccaatacttgatccaggaattcctttGTCATAACAAGGCAAGGGTCTGTTTAGatgaaatttgggtccgttaatggcccttcacaaaatatcttttcatgaaaacggacccttcacaagatattttaacttaaaaacggacccttcacaaaatgatttttcttttaatcggacccttcacaaatttgtatatcttcgttattgttttgttaatcgaattaatccttcccagggcagaaaacaagaaagatgaatctaaacgaattaagttttgtctttggCAGATGATTCTTTCATTATTCGTCCttaatgaatattctgcgttcagcagtatatgctaaatacgaaatatgtgcatgttgcatctctaatttagaagtagcaattgctgtttatttttgaaaatttaatttttctattacaaTTTTACAGTGCCGAGCATAGTCTTGTATCTAGTTACAATTTGAAAActctttgaaaaagttttttgcaataaccggaccctatttgcacaaattcatcaAAACGGACCCTggctgaaagaatgtgagtaatttttttacaatttcacgaaaaacggacctttcacaaattgTCTGAACACACCCCTGCAAAGctatagagttgaacattggtggTTGTAAGCCCAAAGTTGGGTCAGctgatagttaaataaaatagtttaagtaattattacttaaactatattaagtaatggttttaaaaaaatcttctttagattgagatttataaacatattttttacttcaccaaatgtaagtgcttatattattctcaacaatgaatttttctttttgacttacatgattatgcatgatgtatcaaaactttacttgTAGCCTAAAAAATGTTGCCAGGTATGGACCtggggataaaaaaaaaattttttatatatattcgcaaattctaaatcaaatatggtaataagttacatttaaattaagattcCCCTTCAATTCagatgacaatattttttttccttagttcCTGCAAAACTTCAGATATAAGGCTCTCTATTTTATGgagatagtaatatttttttgataattttaaatgcatatgtTAAGTAGGTGcagttttacacaaaatttattataaaagtaaatataacttaaaagtaAGTATAAAAGTAGTGATCTGTGTTCATAACGAATACTATTGTAGAATAATCCTGCAGTGtaacattgtaaattttattcctgACAATATAACAGTGAAGATTGTAGGGaaatagaaacatttatttcaactagataaaaaatatatttacttttatttagtttgcaGCTGCATAagccattttaatttaaaataaggtcaTTACTAATCACATTCCATATTCTGGGCCACCGGATAAATGCTTATGTTTATGTGGCTCTATACTAAATTGTAAACTATATGCAATGGGgaatataattaaagtttatcttgaatgtacagtaatgttttttttttcttcttgtaaatttctttttttcttcgtatcattttgtgaaactaaaaaacttgtgtaaatttaatttataactataattttgttgATACGTGTTTCACAATTATTCCTTGTGcttaaattcttgaaatttttatttttctactatataaaggtaatttttaaaaatgtaaaagtcggaatgtttaaaagtttgttttattaattattctcatttgtcaattttaaaacctgctaTACTACTTTTAAAAGCCTGTTATTTAACTTTAGCTTGCAACTaaagttaaatacttttgtCTCAAGtatgtaataatgaaaaaaaaaaacatgtctgTTTTCAGGATGATATTGATGAAACTTTAAGTGAAAGACTTTGGGCTTTGACAGAAATGTTCCCTGAACCTGTTAGGAAACTTACCTCTAATCTTGTACATGGCTCCGTATCGGGTATCAAAAACTTTTACAGACTTGGTCGTTCTACCATGTGGGTCTTCTTCACATCATCTGCTATTTTAGTTGCACCTGTTCTGTTTGAAATGGAGCGCATGCAGCTGGAAGAGGCACAGCGACAGCAACAAAGACAGgttactatctttttttttttcttttaaactatgcagagtttatttttttaaaaaaaagcttgcaatatatgttttcttaatttctctgaacttattattagttattataatagAAGTGGATGACTATCcgaaatatgctaaaattaagGATGATTGAGCACCAAATAATCttggttttttaaatgaaggttGTGCACTATTATAAAACTGCtgataaaaactaaagtttagagtataaagtataataaaaattctgttaaaatatgacaatttatgttattatgtaTAAGGCAAATTAGTGGTTAGTCTTACTAaccattttcatgcattgtgaTTAATAAACAGTGAAGAAAATTTCTCTTTCCttcacaaaaattcaaataaaaagagtaTTACAGTCATTTTTGCGTAGATAGTCAGTTCCATAactattgtaattatatttttaattcatttattgaattttatttatagtatttttttcttcttttagatcCTTTTAGGACCAAGTGCTGCTGTATCTGGTGGAGGAGGAGGTATGCACAGTTTAGGAATGCCAATGCCACCCCATATGGCTCATAgataaattgtattataattaaaaaaagaaaaactcattgCATCATTGAGATAGTCAATTTGTGTGTTTGCTTGTAGACTGTGTATCCACTATGTATGTATAATAAATGATTTGATAGCAATCATATCTTGGAGTACAGATTTACTTTTCCTATTTACTGGATTAGCTCAGACGGGCAACATTAgccatatttttatacttatttttgagaaacaatCTTAATCACCCTTGTGCGTAGATCAGAGAATAGCAACCATACAAAGTTGTCAACCAGCCAAATTGCATTAGAAAACGGAGAAGACCTCCTTTCagattgcttgaaaattttaaaggttaCTAATTAGAAGCAACATGGCATCTAATAAACTTCAGTCAATGCTTGTTAGGACAACCCTTGTTGTTAGTGCATATAagtcagggttgggtttttgacgtcaaaatgtatttaaaataagcaactAAGATAAATCTTTAGCAtggatttttctatttaataattcagattacatattcaattaaatgaaacaatagcaaatattaaaactgtgatttaagaattttattttaatgcttttgagTATGATGTTAGACATGAATATTCACTAAAGCCTACTGGCTTTAAAGGACCTgaataattctataaatttattgatctGATTGAAAAATCTGTCGTTTTATACCCAGGGTTAGGTTTTTATCtctaatatataattaacaacTAATTTCGTTAGTTttgagcaacaaaaaaaatcacttcataATATTCTAAGAGCTCTCATCGTCTAGGAATTTTTATGTAGgctcaatgaaatttttaagtagtgcaattataattttagttttcgtattgttgaaatgaaaatatttatttcattgaattaattTGTCACAAgttaattctttgaatttttaagtattgGTGAAAgttctggaaaaatttaaaaacaacataaaagtCCAAGATACATTATCCAGCTCTATGATTTTAACAATG
This window of the Parasteatoda tepidariorum isolate YZ-2023 chromosome 4, CAS_Ptep_4.0, whole genome shotgun sequence genome carries:
- the LOC107456774 gene encoding mitochondrial import receptor subunit TOM22 homolog, whose amino-acid sequence is MPVIEEIDSGIDANSSSNSREDSPTIKKNNMANMIEDDLDDIDETLSERLWALTEMFPEPVRKLTSNLVHGSVSGIKNFYRLGRSTMWVFFTSSAILVAPVLFEMERMQLEEAQRQQQRQILLGPSAAVSGGGGGMHSLGMPMPPHMAHR